One stretch of Hypanus sabinus isolate sHypSab1 chromosome 29, sHypSab1.hap1, whole genome shotgun sequence DNA includes these proteins:
- the LOC132382779 gene encoding transmembrane protein 265-like, with product MAEGTMEATGKPKQSVKGARGEEVDGNPARVNGDLNDNKALINVKEMEEEEEDEGRICNFWRTKRRFFWLSICSVIFGCSCVGIYALVSAVKATERKIQGDVEAARKLRRRAVKFSHLSFLVLVASVLLSLLFIVIVSYLVRLAE from the exons ATGGCGGAGGGAACAATGGAAGCAACTGGAAAGCCCAAGCAGTCGGTCAAAGGGGCAAGGGGCGAGGAGGTGGATGGAAATCCAGCAAGGGTGAATGGGGACCTGAATGACAACAAGGCCCTGATAAATGTAAaggagatggaggaggaggaggaggacgagGGCAGAATATGCAACTTCTGGAGGACCAAGAGGAGATTTTTCTGGCTATCGATCTGCAGTGTGATCTTCGGGTGTTCCTGTGTCGGCATCTACGCACTCGTTAGTGCCGTAAAG GCAACAGAGCGGAAGATTCAAGGCGACGTGGAAGCAGCGAGGAAGTTGCGTCGACGGGCGGTGAAGTTCAGCCACCTGAGTTTCCTGGTGCTGGTGGCCAGCGTGCTGCTGAGTCTGCTGTTCATTGTCATCGTGTCCTACCTGGTGCGGCTAGCAGAGTAA
- the prr14 gene encoding proline-rich protein 14 — MEGEPGSDLSQHITLRRPRIHRGTGKLERSKRRCCRPYSPGHASSQALVDSQQWPPTPFPTVCARLRPSPSSSSSHRPLITTSPLERRAGRVLSIMLQDCRSRSEEAATAETPTRTFGWKGSCHNSRNNVGSSPSNGRLTTLLETPTQHLRPGSKADTPPVTPRESPHHSRSGATQPWTPLESPEQPSEAPGSPLPPPCSRWELSPILSTVRSKLEGFAEIFLSPLRSHLPWRGGSTAATAPSEAEPPPPTPAPPPPPPPPRREERPATRLCRSLSCPEIPASPSPSCWPHHPILPAPPLPPSANPRHRRHTLGGADPSRELTAPPALLCLRKEVFPSSWGTAGAGNGGGRPERRVLTPAHTASREQTEEADVWRDPVLEYSPACPGQSSNRELPPQSKSSPARASETQEQVSVQEPGCTPRKRKLDTVLPEPREAETPEHSTETSEINGQTRVGKVSRFRIRKAPVRTQTNLTPMGLPKPARLNKKEFSLEEIYTNKNYKAPTEKRPFETIFEEPVERNGLLVLTSQRRLKRTVQFQDGSLPRKRRLRQKLRLVQGGGPGLRGDRSRLEAPELERLLRQRLSELDAFFAGEEG, encoded by the exons atggagggggagCCAGGATCTGACTTGAGTCAGCACATCACCCTCCGACGTCCCCGAATCCACAGGGGCACTGGAAAACTGGAACGCTCCAAGAGGAGGTGTTGCAGACCCTACAG CCCAGGCCATGCTTCCTCTCAGGCATTGGTGGACTCGCAGCAGTGGCCGCCCACCCCTTTTCCCACTGTCTGCGCCCGCCTGCGACCCTCGCCCTCCAGTTCCTCGTCCCATCGGCCCCTCATCACAACCTCTCCCCTGGAGCGACGTGCTGGTCGTGTCCTCTCCATCATGCTGCAAGACTGTCGGAGCCGCAGTGAGGAGGCAGCAACCGCTGAGACACCCACCCGGACCTTTGGCTGGAAG GGGTCCTGCCACAACTCCAGAAACAACGTAGGGTCATCACCTTCCAACGGGAG GCTCACCACACTCCTGGAGACCCCTACTCAGCACCTCCGCCCAGGCTCCAAGGCAGATACCCCACCGGTCACCCCGAGGGAGAGTCCTCACCACAGTCGCTCAG GTGCTACACAGCCCTGGACACCCTTGGAATCCCCAGAGCAGCCCTCAGAAGCCCCCGGCTCCCCTCTGCCCCCACCCTGCAGCCGCTGGGAGCTCTCCCCCATCCTCAGCACTGTCCGCTCCAAGCTGGAGGGCTTCGCCGAGATCTTCCTCTCGCCCCTTCGCAGCCACTTGCCCTGGCGCGGGGGCTCCACGGCGGCAACAGCTCCCTCCGAGGCCGAGCCGCCTCCACCCACAcctgcaccccctccccctcctcctccgccAAGGAGAGAGGAAAGACCTGCCACCCGCCTCTGCCGCAGTCTGTCCTGCCCCGAGATCccagcctctccctccccctcctgctgGCCCCACCACCCCATCCTCCCAGCCCCACCCTTGCCCCCCTCTGCCAACCCCCGGCACAGGCGCCACACTCTGGGGGGTGCGGACCCCAGCCGGGAGCTGACGGCCCCTCCGGCCCTTCTCTGCCTGCGCAAGGAGGTGTTCCCCAGTTCGTGGGGTACAGCAGGAGCCGGGAACGGAGGCGGCCGGCCCGAGAGGAGGGTCTTGACTCCTGCACATACGGCCAGCAGAGAGCAAACGGAGGAGGCGGACGTATGGAGGGACCCTGTCCTGGAGTACAg CCCGGCCTGTCCAGGCCAGTCCAGTAACCGGGAGCTGCCTCCACAGTCCAAGAGTTCACCAGCACGGGCATCTGAGACCCAGGAGCAGGTGTCCGTGCAGGAGCCTGGCTGCACTCCTAGGAAACGCAAGCTGGACACAGTCCTGCCCGAACCCCGTGAGGCAGAGACCCCCGAGCACAGTAccgag ACCTCAGAAATCAATGGACAGACTCGTGTGGGAAAGGTGTCGAGGTTCCGCATCAGGAAGGCACCGGTGAGGACGCAGACAAACCTGACGCCTATGGGACTTCCAAAACCAGCAAG GTTAAATAAGAAGGAGTTCAGCCTGGAGGAGATTTACACAAACAAGAACTACAAAGCTCCCACTGAGAAGCG CCCATTTGAGACCATCTTTGAGGAGCCGGTGGAGCGGAACGGGCTGCTGGTGCTGACCAGCCAGCGGCGGCTGAAGCGGACGGTGCAATTCCAGGACGGCAGCCTCCCCCGCAAGCGACGGCTGCGGCAGAAACTGCGCTTGGTGCAAGGGGGTGGCCCGGGGCTGCGTGGAGACCGCTCTAGGTTGGAGGCGCCTGAGTTGGAGCGGCTGCTCAGGCAGCGGTTGTCCGAGCTTGACGCCTTCTTCGCCGGGGAGGAGGGATAG